The Tursiops truncatus isolate mTurTru1 chromosome 20, mTurTru1.mat.Y, whole genome shotgun sequence DNA window GCTGGAGAGGGCAAAAAAAACTAGATTGAAGCAGGTcagaaggctctaggggagattTCTTAAAGAAGATGAAACTGACAGAATACTTGgatacaggcagaccttggagattTTGTGTGCTTGGTTCCAACCACCGCAATAAAGTAaattatcacaataaagtgagtcacacaaatatttttggcttcccagtgcatataaaatttatgtttatgggcttccctggtggcgcagtggttgagtccgcctgccgatgcaggggacacgggttcgtgccccggtccgggaggatcccacatgccgcggagcggctgggcccgtgagccatggccgctgagcctgcgcgtccggagcctgtgctccgcaacgggagaggccacagcagtgagaggcccgcgtaccgcaaaaaaaaaaaagttatgtttacactatactgtaatctattaattgtgcaatagcattatgtctaaaaggaaatgtacataccttaattaaaaaatactttatggctaaaaaatgctaaccattatctgaaCTTTCAGCAATAGCaactttttgcaatagtaacatcaaagatcaccgaccacagatcaccataacaaatataataataaggaaaaagtttgaaatattgcgagattaccaaaatgtgacacagatatgtgaagtgagcaaatgttgctggaaaaatggtgccaatagatttgctcaatgcagggttgccacagaccttcaatttgttaaagaacacagtatctgcaaagtgcaataaaacaaggtatgcctgtatatcaagaaaaaatttaGGTAAGTAGAGAAACAGTGTTGAATAATTGACAGGTACATAGAAAAACtaagcaaacaagaaaacaaggtAATTATTaactccaaagaaaacaaaaaaattatacaggAAGGGAAAAGTAATCACAGGATATTTTGTTGCTCAGCTGTGAATAGCATTTACTTGGTCATGATAATGTAAAGCTGAATATCGATTTAACCCAGTGATGACACTTACTACCATATCAGAAGGATGAGCCTGTCTAGAGTGTGTTTTAGAGCTTAGGGCCCAGTGTTGGAAAAAAGCTAAATCCTAACCCTCCATGGTGGGAAGTAAATAGGTAATACCTAAATCATTGAAAAATCTGTAAATGGCAATagataaaaacagtaaaagaaatagcaaaagagttttgaaaaatggTTACCTCTGGGAAGGAGACAATAGAAGAAGGTTATGAACTGAAAGTTTTAACAACCAGCTTCGTAGAATTACCTGACTCTTTAATCTATGTGCATATAATAAGTTAGGACTCCTATATGGTAGAAAACTATGTAGCTACTAAAAAGAATAAGGCATGTCTAAATGAATGAATTGGAATGAAGGCTACAAAATACTATGACGAAAGACAGTTGCagaacaaaaaatacatataatgtgatgctagttttattttttaaagtctgtttatATACACCCTTAGAACTTTGACTCTCTAGTCCTCACATAAATAAATTGAtccaaactagaaaaaataaatcaactaataaattttaaaaataaggtgttgtaaattaaacttaaaaataaataagtaaaatcctACACCTGTTCCACCATGGTCTGTTGGGGATGGGGTGTACTTAAAGAGCTATACCCAGGAAATCTCACCTGAGGAAAGTAAATCCACACTGGCACCTGCTTTTAGATGACAAGATTCTGGACTTTAGGCTGATGTGCTAATAGAATGTGCTAATAGGCTGATGTGCTAACTCTGGGGGTGCTTGGGAAGGGTTAAGTACATTCTGCAAATGGGAGGACATGATTCATTAGGGGACAGAGGGCAGAgggtggtagccagcctccaagatgaaCTCCAATGATCCTTGCCACCTGGTATTCAGGCCCTTGTGTGGTCCCCTCCCCATGGGATAGGGCTGACCTTAACAACCAAAAGGATGGTGCAAAATGATGGTATGTGACTTCCAAAGCTAGGTCATAAGAGACATTGTAACTTCTGCCTTGCCCTCCTTGGGCCACTCATTCCTCCTGTTGCTATAGGACATGTAGAAACAGATACACGGCTGATGATGATCTTAATGGGGTCAATCTTCATAGAGAGCATTCTGATAACATATGAAGAGTTTTCAAACTATATCCTTCAACCTGGTTAgtgacataaatatatttattcatatgttcatatttatatgaaaacatttaagtGTTCAAAACTCTATAACTGTGAAAAAATGGTGACACTCTGAATTCCTATATGGGAAAATGACTAAACAAACTGGTTTATCGACCTAAGAGGGCTCAGGGCACCACGTCTTACAGTACCCTAAGGAACACTGTGTTCCTTGATAATAGGTATTGCCAGAAAAACAGGTCCTGTGGCCAAAAAGTTCAGGAAGCATTACTTAAGATGTGAACTTTCTACTTATCTCCAAACGTCAGGCACTATGATCTAAAGTCTGTAAGGTAGTACAAGTAAATATAGAGGAAATCCACTTTCATAGTATTGAAACCTAACTTACTGtaatttgtggtaaaatatatgctTCCCAAATAGTACATAGTAGTGACTTCCAGTTAAATGCGACAGACTGAACATACCAGTTTACTCCCCAAATCTCACTAACAAcacagggatttttttaaaaggcataaacaagaaaaaatggaaggaaaataatgGCAACAAAAatttggaagctggaaagcaaGTGAACCAATGGTTACTGACTCAGCAACCAGGGAAATCTGAACTTTCTGTCCACAGTGGAGGTCCTGGAAGCAGGCCAGGCGCTTCTAAAGGAGGAGTAGTTAAAAATCTGTATGAGAGGCAGTGAGAGCCCCAGACCCTTCCCCACTCCTGCACTAGGGGGAGTGCCCCACCCTCCATCCGAGAAGAAGGTTTCTGCTCAGGAAAGGCTAAAAACCGGTGAGGCTGTGaaaatacagcagtaaacaaaacaaaaatctctgccctcataaAGTTTACATTGTACTGAGATAAATGAAAGATCCACACTAAGGAATTCCAGAATGctagagacaaagagaaaatcctaaaagatACAAGAGAGAATAAAACAGGATTAGGAATCAGATTGAAGTGGGACTTCTCAGCAGTAACACTGGAAGCTGGAAGCTATCGAGCAGTGCTTTCAAGACACTGAGTAAAAAATGATTCCCAGCCTCGAATCCTGGCCAATCAAATATAAAAGTAggataatgacatttgcagcctTAAAATTTTTACCTTCCCTGTACTCTTTCTTAGGAAGCTCCTGGAGGGTACTATCCATGAGGCAATTAACCCAGAAAGAGGAAGATTTGAAATCTAGGAAACGGGCTAGAataaagaaggaggcagagatgcCAGTGCTGGCTGCTTATTAAGCCTGGAGAGTAACCAGTGCAGACTGGAACAGCAGGGTGAAGTCCTCCGGAAGGGATATCTCCAAGCAGATAATGCAAGTAATAAGATTACCTGATTGATAGGTCTGAACATGCTGAGAAGGGTTTCATTTTTATGGAAAAGTTTAGGGGTAAATTTGTAATAGGTACAAAGAATATCGACCAAATAAATTTAACTATTAACtctaggaggaaaaaataaactgtacatgaaataaaatgtaatctgTGTATACAGTACATGGCTCAACTATGAATAATATCTACATAGCAAAAATAACACAGACAATGAAAACTGATCTAACCCAAAAGTATGCTTTAACTAgattgggaggagggagggaaaggtgtGTGGATGTGTATATAGGGGGTGTTAAGAAGATTCAGTTCTCAACTTCATGCTAGGAAGGCAACTGATAATATCTAaacctggaaaataaaacaaatagcgGAATATGCaagatatttagaaatatggGGGCAAATTCCAGGAGAAACATCTCAAAACACTGAAAGCAGTTTCTGCTGGGCTGAGGGGAAGTGTGGAATAGGCTGTTCTCTTCCTCATTATAAACTCATACTGGACAattacttgacttttttttttaaattgagatgtaatttacacACAACGCAATGGACAGATTTAAATAGACACTTAAGTGAGTTCTGactccttgatttttttaaaaaaacctatgttcatatattactttgataaaaataaaataaaaataaatgtcacactcatctgaaatttttttgagaaatgaaacTGTGAAGTGATTAAGAAATCCTCCCCGGATGTTCTGGTGAGTTTTTTTGCAGGAGCCTCCCTGGTCAGAAGAAGGCACCATTATTTCAACTGGATCAAGCCAGTTTATATTGAGAACTCCAGTAGAGGCATTTTTCCCAGCTTGTGggctgcatatttttaaaataccctttACCTTCTTCCATTTTCGCATTAGAAATGAGCATCTGTCTCAAATGCTTGAGGAGGCCAGCCCAAGTAAATGTGCTGTATGCCAGTGAATTCTCAGACATTTGAGGAATGTTACGAACACCCAGCATCTTGAATTCTGGATGGGGAACTAAATTCTCCATTAAGTCtcctgcaaagaaaaaaaatctgaactaaatttttaaattccacgTTGTTTCCACTGACTCATACACAGCCATGATTTGATGGCTTGGGGGAACCAATGTGTTTTCTCCTCCAAGGCCAAAATtgcttaaaatgtaaatacaattTCAGAGACGATGTCTATTAAAGACCACATATTTGCTTGATTTTGGCACCTATTTTAGCATGAGTGAAAAAAACACACTTTGCCAAAAGGAAACGAGAATTTCTTTTTAGCTAAGAAACTGGAAATGTCAGTGAAATATTTAGctaaaccccaggaaaacaaaataagcatGAGACGTAATATGCTTTTACTGTCTGTCATTCAGTGTTCACTAAATAGTCCCTTAGAAATTTTCCTagatctcttatttattttatctggtTAAATAATAATCAGAACCTCTTAACATCAAACTTTACTGGGAAAGAAGACAGGATTAGTAACTCCTGAACACAGGAATACACCTATTTTTAGAACCTTGTATTTGTAATGAAACAGAATTAAGGAGAAAGgctaatttgtttttcattcagagcttattttatatgtttttaaaatatttttatctttttaatatgtcatatattttatgtattttatatattttttatatatttatagaaaatacctagaggagaaagaaaaatcttctaccataacatgaaatttaaattttatgataaCGTTGAGTGCAAACTCATATCCTACGTCCTAATGTTAAGAACAAATTTTGACACAAATATCTCCAAAATGTTGCACAAATTGATCCTATGGCTAATGGAGTTTCCTCTAAACATAAGaatcctcttctgtaaaataccTAGAGCTGAATCCTATTGCACAGCATGCATAAACAAGCAGCAGTCAGCAAGTAATTCCTGAGGACTAACGCACAAATTAATTGTTAAAATCTGCTTTCCCCCCCAGCGTTCTTGTTTACCCACTCTCATCTTAACCATTCTTGACTTTGTCAAACCCTGTTATGGACTGACAGTTTgtgtccctcaaaattcatatattgaaatccttaCCACCAAGGTGATGGCATCAGGAGGAGGTGGGCCCTTTGGGAGATGAGGTCtctataaaagagaccccagagaggtcTCCCGTCCCTTGTGCCAGGTGACAACACAgtgagaagacggccatctgtGAACCTGGAAGCGGGCCCTCACCAGGCACTGAATCTActagtgccttgatcttggactttgagcctccagaactgtgagaagtaaactTGTGCTGTTTATAAGCCAGTCAGTCTATGGAATTCTTGTTATAGCATATTCCTACACACcttgcgggatcttacttccccaaccagggattgaacccgggccatggcagtgaaagtgccgagtcctaaccactggaccgccaggcaattcCCTGGACCTAAGTTTTTAAAACTGAGCAATTGAAGGATCGAGGAGGAAACAGGCTTCTTCTGGGGGAAAGCTAAGAGATCTGTTTTAGACACATTATGTTTGGGACGACCATGAAACGTGTACACATAGATGTTGGGAAGGCTGCTGGATATAGACATCTAGAGCTTAGGGAATTGGTCAGAGTTGGAGAGAAACTGGCCAGCTGGAGAAAACAAATGGTGTTGAAAGCCATGGGACTGGGTCAGTCACCTTCGGAGAGGGTTCAAGACCAGCATTTAGAGCTTAGGAAACGGAGGAgccaaagaaggaggaaaataatgGGAATAAAAGGAATAGTCATTGAGATAAGGAGGGAAATCAGGAGAGGGGCTGTCACAAAAGACGAAGAGGAGACTCAGAAGACAAGGCATCGGCCATTCCAAATTCTACTGAGATAAAATAAGGACAGTGAACGGGCCAGTGAATTTGACAATGTGAACATGCTTGCGACCTATTAAGAAAAGCAGCTTTAGAAAAGTGATGGAAGAGAAACTAGATCAGAGTGGGTTGAAGAGTGAATAGATGGTGAAGAAATGAGGACAGGGAGAATGGAGGCCCCTTTGAGGACAGTGGTTCTAAAGAATGACAGATAAGTGGGGAAATCACGAGAGGTGATGTCAAGGGAGGGCTTCTTTGGTGTGAAAGATGCCGGAGAGCCGTTGTAATGGCAGCGACCCAGGAAAGAGGGTTAATGACATGTGAGGATGAGAGATGAGTGAGGAATTAAGTCCCTGAGAAGACAGAGGGAATGGGACCCAGAACCCAAGCGAGAGGCTGGCCTTTGATAGAAGCAGGATACTTCTCCCACTGTGACACAAGGTGAAGGGCAAGTGTGGACCCAGTGCCCTATAGTTTGTACATGGTAGTGGGAGTCAAGAGAGCGCTCATGGAACTGATGGCTTGGATTTTCTGAGGGCAGTTCACCGAGTTCATCACAATCTCCCCAAGGAACAACTGGACCAGCCTGCAGACTCAACCTCCAACCAGCTCTCCACAGGcaatgaatttttcaaaaataaaggtgaTCATGCCAACGACctccttaaaatccttcagtggctttCCCCTGCTCTGAGATTAATGAGGAGGCCTTTAAATGGCTTACAAGGACCTGCAAGGTCGGCCCCTGCTCACCGCTCTAGCCTCAGGTTTCAATCATCCCCCACACCATTCTCTGTGCTCCAGTGACACTGGATTTCTCTCTTCCGAAAGGGCCACGCTTCCTTCTGCCATAGGGTCTTTCCACATGCTATTCCCCCAACATGctactcccttctccctccctttgcTTAGTCAACTCCAAGTCTTCATCCAGCTTTTTGCTCAAGTGTTACTTCCTCAGGGCAGCCTTCTTTCACCTCGTCAGCCTAAGTCTGGTTCCTTCGTGACCCATTCTCTTGGATCTGTACTCCTTTCCTTCAGAGCATTTAACTCAGTTTTTAATTATATGTTCTagtgtaattatttgtttaatgtgaACACAATGTCTGCATTGGTTCCCCACTGAATCCCCAACAtgtagcatagtgcctggcacatagcaggaaGCCAATAACTACTGGTTGAATGAACAGATGTACAATATGGTAAGTACTGTGGAATGCAGAGAAATTAACAAGACACATGTCCCCAAGGAAGCTGCAAATTAGTAGGGACTATAAAACATGCATATGACAGATCCTCTAAGGAAACACATGGTGCAGCATCTGGGAAGGGGCCAGAGGGAGATTTACTTTTGATTGCATATTCTTTTGTACTCCttgaataaatgtgtgtgtgttacttttaaagataagcaaacacacttaaagaaataataaaggcagAAAACATTAAGTGACATAAAAGAGATACAGAATGCCACAGGAGTTCAGAGAAAAAGGGTTACTTTAGGTAAAGGTCTCAGTAGGAAAGCTTTATGGAAAAATTATCACTTGAATTGGACCCTACAGGAAGAGTAAGGTTTCAGTAGAggtgaagaagggaaggaggaagtgatTTCTAAGAAGAAGGAACACTGAGCAAAGGGACCAAGGCAGGGAAGTACCAGATTGAAGAAAAAAGTGGAGACAGGATGAAAAGTAGGTGGGGAATCTATACAGAGGCGGCAGAAGGTGATGAAAACGGAAAGTTAGGATTCAGGGCATAAGGAATTATGACAAATCTGGCAGGTAATGCATGAGCCATAGAATAAGGGTTAAGTAAAGTACAGGATTAGATCTGTGCACTGGGGAGGCTCATTTGGGGCCAGTGTGCAAGACGGATTGACTGCAGGGGGAAGAAGCAGGCAACAGGAAGGAAAGCAGTAATAGGACCACCTTAAGCCAGGAGTGTCCACGTAGATGTGAGCTTTGgttttcatgggaaaaaaaaggagagagagggagagggagaggagaataaAGAGAACTTTGTATTCAGGGGGAGTATGCAATATTAGTTGAGAGATACTGACCAAGTGAACCAATATCAGAGAGAGGGAAGTAGGGAAGAATGCAGACAGCTGGCAGAGATGGTACCAACAGTCTGAGCATACTGATGAGATATGAGGACAGTGGGAGAAATCCAGGTGACAGGAATTGAGGAagagggggctggggagtgaAGACAGGGAAGCAAATGATGAATCCATTCAGAACATGCTAAATCTGAAGAAGCAGATGGCAACTAAGAAAACTGGGATAGGCAACTATTTGGGAAAGAGAGTAGGACTGGGGGTATAGATTACGGAGTCCTCTGCATCTAGATGATTTGAATGGATAAAGCACCACTTGACAAATAACCTGAAAAAAGAACCACTTCTGTACGGAGTGATGAAAATGATGGTTGTGCAACTTTGTGAATATGCtagaaaacactgaattgtacactttagatgggtgagttgtatggtatgtgaattatatctcaaagttatttttaaagaacaaaaaaaaagggatttccctggcggtccagtggttaagactttgccctccaatgcagggggtgtgggtttgattcctggtgggggagctaagaccccaggTGCCTCgcaaccaaaaagcaaaacatgaaacagaagcaatattgaaacaaattcaataaagctaAGCTGCTCTTTGGGAAGGTTTTCGAAATGAGGGAGACCTGAGTATATCTTTAGGCAGAGGGGAAGAGCCATAGAAGAACAACCTTCAGGCTTTCAGAACATCAGACTTCTCTACGAGTAGCACACAGGAGGACAAATACCTAGTGGGTTTCTTCTGTAGTGAAATGAGCCTTCCCCAGAGTAAGTAGGCTGGAACACACTTCCCAGCTGATGTGCGAGGACTTGATTTATATCACGGAAGGAGATCTGCTTGATATTCATCAGTTTCGCACAGATCTTATGAACAGCATCATTCTCATGAACAAGGAGGGCATCTGAAGATCGGTACAAGTGAGAAAGTGTCAAAATGGAATTGTAGTTCTGAACAATaacctggaggaaaaaaaaggtcaaagaTAAGAAAGGCAGGAGAGAACAGTGGTTAAGAGGGTAGACTCTAAGGGCATCCTGCCTAGGTTCAAAGCCTGGCTTTTTCACTTTCTAGCTATAAGATCTttgacaagttatttaatctctctatgcctcagtttcctcgtttgtaaaatggggataataattataCCAGCCTCCTAGAGTTGTAAGGATTAATGATAGAATGCAAGTAAAGCACTTAAGAACAGTGCCCTTATtgagtaagggctcaataaatgatGACTATTACTATCACACTTTCTTCCTACATCATTTCCTatactgacttatttcacctctGTTTAATTATTTCTCCTACTAGGGTGATCAATAGGAAATTGGCCTATACAGAAATTTCCTttcaatggaaagaaatgaaaattctttgaAGGTTGGCAATGGCACGATGAGGCCAAGGTCTCTGCTTTACATGCTGTAGCCAgagggactgaaccaggaatgGGTTCCTGAGAGAAGATGCACAATTGTCTTCTTCGGAATTTTTATGAATAAGGACACCTCATTTGTTTGGCAAAGTTAAATGAATTGTACATGAAAGTACCATATTGTATAATCATTCCTTACACAGTAACTTAACATTTCCAAAGAAAGGGTGAGATCAATCTTTTACCTACATTTAACTgcaaagaatacaaaatataaatttttcaatTGACATGTTCATACCTCACCAGTTCCATAAGGCCATATAATCTGATTCATTTTCAAAGAGTTTGAGTACTGATCTTGTAAGTTCTGTGTAACGAAGGCTCCTAGCCCTGATCCTGTGCCTCCGGCCATACTCATTATGATGAAAAAACCATTCAAAGAATCGCATTTCTCCACTTCCTTCTGGATTAGGTTCATTATAGATTCTTCATGCCTAGGTCCATGAACAGAGTATCTATGCaatgcaaaagaaacaaacaccttTCAATTTAACCAGAGATGGAATGCAGAGAAAGATATAGGATAGCAAAGGCTTTTTAAACCTATGGAAGTGAACTAACTCTTAAGAAAGGTACAGGTACCTGATTGATGAAATTTAAGATAcacaagttaaatatttttaacaggtGAATAGGACCGCTAGGAGAGTAAATTTACTGAGAGTAGAAAATTCTCTTTTATAGTCCATTCCTTTAGGCTGGAGACTTCAATTACCAGGTAGTTCTGCAAGTTTACGGTACAACATAATATTCAGTATTCATAACAATACtcctaaagcagtggttctaactttgctgcacattagaatcacctagggaaGCTCTGAAAAATCCCAACATTCAGACTTCATCCCAAACCAATTAAACCAGAATTTCTAGAAGTGAGCCCTAGGCATTGGAATTTTCCAAAGAACACTAGGCAATACTACTGCCTTGGCATATTTCCTATTAACTGGAATACCTGCCAGACAAAGATATTGTATTGACAATAAGTTAGCTGGCAGAACAACAGTGAAGAAGTAGAAAACGTTGCTGCAAGAGATCCTTGGATTCATCATTACCTGAACCTTAAGCATAGATGTACACGAGACAGAATGAGCGTCTTCTGGGTGAAGTCACactctacattttaaaacagcaatTTCAAAATTATGTGTTTGGTATATCAACTGTGCAGTTGTAACTATACTATTAATCAACTATGCAGCTGTATCTAAACTGAAAATCATGAGGAATTATTCTTACCCATATGCCCAGTTGTTTCCAGAACCTTGTTTTTGACAGAAGCATGAATGCTGGCCATATTTCCATCGGCCAGAATGGGCAGCCTTTGACAGTGTTTGATTGATAACTTTAGGTTCCATGTCAACAAGTACAGCACGAGCAATTGGaactagagagggaaaaaaaatcaaaagaaaaatattgcacGTGGCTTATTTGGGTTAACTCAGAGCATAAACTTCtaggtccaaaaaaaaaaaaatcaaagattgaGGATAAGAAGAACTTTCCTTCTGCTTAGAAATTCAGGTGGGCAGCAGCAGGTATATGCAGATGTGTCATAATGCCTAGCATTGTGCTAGGCAGGTTGAATAAACGTGGGCTAAAATGATGACTGGGTCAAGTCTACAAACATctgttgagtgcttactatgtgctatgTACTGTGCTGGGAACACAGAGACAAAGACAACATCAATCCAGCCCTAGGAGGACCAGTGGGAGAGATAAAATACATCAACACTTAATCACAGTATGATGTGATATGACCCACAGCAAATCCACACTAACAGAGTAGTATTTTTATTCAGAGGTATAAAAATACCAAAGGCAAAAAAAGCATCTCAGGATTACTGAAgcagaagatggagaaagaggggGTATAAGAAGTGATGGATGGGGAGAGAAAGCAGGCAGGGCTCAGATCTTGGAAGTCCTTGTATGCAATGCTAAAAACCTTGAAATTTACTTTTTAGGCAATGAGAAACCACTGAAAATGCTCAAGCAGGGGAGGAAAGATGTCTTTTTTAATACGGTAGTGTGGACGATAGATGTGATAAACACAAGAGACCAGGCAGGGAAACTCAGGAGGATTGTCTTGAAACAGTCCAGGTGAGAAAGGACACGAGCCAGAACTAAGGCAATGAAAGTGAAGatggaaaagggagaagagtttCAAGAGATGAGTAGGAGGTAAACTACGCAGATCTTGATGTCTGATGGTATGTGGGCAGTCAGAGctaagttttaaaggaaaaataatgaatgcCCTTGGGTATGGAGATGTTGAGTCTGAGGGACACATGAGAGACGCAGGTGATGTTCACTAATCAGTCTGCAGCTTGGAAGAGATGCTAGGCTAGAGGTTTTGAGAGTCACTAGTATAAAAGATGTAGCAAAATTTGAGAGTCACTGAAATTGCCCAGAGAGAACTATACAAGTGAGGACAGAAGAGAGGCTGAGATGCAACCACTGGAGAAGAAAAGTTCAGAGCCTAAGCAGAAGGAATTTCAAGGAGGGAGTTTTATAGTTAATGTTATCAAATATGGTAGAGAAGTTAAGTGAATTAAGGAAAGAAACACAGCTACTGGCTCTAGGAATTAAGAGATCATTGGGAATTTTTCATAGAACAGCTTCAGTGGTATTGTAGAGCAGAAGTAGGATTACAGTTGGTTAAAGAGGGTTCTCCTTTGAGAATCTTAGATGAGAAGGCAAagagatgaggaaggaaaaaagctaTAGTCAAGAgctaagttttgtttgtttggttggttttagaTTGGCATGATCTGAGCATGCTCACGTGCTGAGGAGAAGATGTCACTGGAGAGGCAAACGTTAAGATAGAAACAAAGGGCTGAGAGCAAAATCATTCCGTAGTAAGATGGAAGGGGACGGGGTTCAGACACCACGTGGAGGGCCTGGCCTTGAAGAGGCTGGTTATGTCAGAGTAAAGGAGAGGTCTGTGGACCACACATACCTCCATTTTCCTCCTCACTGAAGAATCTTTCTTTGCAAGATGCTCGATATGCCTCATTCTCCCTTTTAGAGCAGAGTCCCTGGGGACAGTGTGAGTCACTAAATAAAGCATCAAACACTTCAAAACCAATCTGATTGCCACATTGACCAAGCTGCACTGTTACTATTGACATGCTGAGACACAAACCAGGCTTACTCCCCCAAAACAGTGAGCAACCTGTAATAGAAAAAATAGAGTCTTTGAGAGCCACTACATTACcaataaagaacaaataaaatgccatatatgtgaatatacatcactaaaaatataatttgtaagtACTATATGTATCTATGGTGTTATAGACACAATAGCTATGTTGTCTAAGGAGCCAATCATTCAAGGAAGTTGGTTTCGGGATTCAGGGTTACTCTACGCAAAACCATTCATACACAGCTCAATAGTTTCCAAAATCTCATTTGTAATCGCTATTTTCCTAAGCatgcatttaaaacaaacaaaacaaattctgGTTAAAGGAATTCGTAGTGTACAGTTCACACCACAGGGACAGAGCGAATGCAGAAGTGAGCTCAACAGTAGCAcatttaattaacattaat harbors:
- the TUBD1 gene encoding tubulin delta chain isoform X2; its protein translation is MSIVTVQLGQCGNQIGFEVFDALFSDSHCPQGLCSKRENEAYRASCKERFFSEEENGVPIARAVLVDMEPKVINQTLSKAAHSGRWKYGQHSCFCQKQGSGNNWAYGYSVHGPRHEESIMNLIQKEVEKCDSLNGFFIIMSMAGGTGSGLGAFVTQNLQDQYSNSLKMNQIIWPYGTGEVIVQNYNSILTLSHLYRSSDALLVHENDAVHKICAKLMNIKQISFRDINQVLAHQLGSVFQPTYSGEGSFHYRRNPLGDLMENLVPHPEFKMLGVRNIPQMSENSLAYSTFTWAGLLKHLRQMLISNAKMEEGIDWQVRPPLSGLPTRGKMSLNKESHFNTSIANLVILRGKDVHSAELGAFKDPALYTSWLEPVHAFSVWKTQRAFSKYEKSAALVSNSQFLVKPLDTIVGKAWNMFASNKDRGGTITNLKIQMRDTPQ
- the TUBD1 gene encoding tubulin delta chain isoform X1, translated to MSIVTVQLGQCGNQIGFEVFDALFSDSHCPQGLCSKRENEAYRASCKERFFSEEENGVPIARAVLVDMEPKVINQTLSKAAHSGRWKYGQHSCFCQKQGSGNNWAYGYSVHGPRHEESIMNLIQKEVEKCDSLNGFFIIMSMAGGTGSGLGAFVTQNLQDQYSNSLKMNQIIWPYGTGEVIVQNYNSILTLSHLYRSSDALLVHENDAVHKICAKLMNIKQISFRDINQVLAHQLGSVFQPTYSGEGSFHYRRNPLGDLMENLVPHPEFKMLGVRNIPQMSENSLAYSTFTWAGLLKHLRQMLISNAKMEEGIDWQVRPPLSGLPTRGKMSLNKESHFNTSIANLVILRGKDVHSAELGAFKDPALYTSWLEPVHAFSVWKTQRAFSKYEKSAALVSNSQFLVKPLDTIVGKAWNMFASKAYIHQYTKFGIEEEDFLDSFTLLEQVIASYCNLGF
- the TUBD1 gene encoding tubulin delta chain isoform X4 — protein: MEIWPAFMLLSKTRFWKQLGIWVIVQNYNSILTLSHLYRSSDALLVHENDAVHKICAKLMNIKQISFRDINQVLAHQLGSVFQPTYSGEGSFHYRRNPLGDLMENLVPHPEFKMLGVRNIPQMSENSLAYSTFTWAGLLKHLRQMLISNAKMEEGIDWQVRPPLSGLPTRGKMSLNKESHFNTSIANLVILRGKDVHSAELGAFKDPALYTSWLEPVHAFSVWKTQRAFSKYEKSAALVSNSQFLVKPLDTIVGKAWNMFASKAYIHQYTKFGIEEEDFLDSFTLLEQVIASYCNLGF
- the TUBD1 gene encoding tubulin delta chain isoform X3 produces the protein MSIVTVQLGQCGNQIGFEVFDALFSDSHCPQGLCSKRENEAYRASCKERFFSEEENGVPIARAVLVDMEPKVINQTLSKAAHSGRWKYGQHSCFCQKQGSGNNWAYGYSVHGPRHEESIMNLIQKEVEKCDSLNGFFIIMSMAGGTGSGLGAFVTQNLQDQYSNSLKMNQIIWPYGTGEVIVQNYNSILTLSHLYRSSDALLVHENDAVHKICAKLMNIKQISFRDINQVLAHQLGSVFQPTYSGEGSFHYRRNPLGIDWQVRPPLSGLPTRGKMSLNKESHFNTSIANLVILRGKDVHSAELGAFKDPALYTSWLEPVHAFSVWKTQRAFSKYEKSAALVSNSQFLVKPLDTIVGKAWNMFASKAYIHQYTKFGIEEEDFLDSFTLLEQVIASYCNLGF